The Rhopalosiphum maidis isolate BTI-1 chromosome 4, ASM367621v3, whole genome shotgun sequence region cactattaataaaatcaaaaaatttagaaaatgtcaTTTACATACACTAATAacatggtttaaaaatattattttaatatttaagaatattgtataagttaaaaatttatgttttattttattttctagatattatcaagataattattaaaattaattttgaaatattattttaagaatatccTATAAATTTTGTGAAAGGTCTAAAGCAGTGGTTTTTAACCAGTGTGCCGTGAGCGCTATTGAAGTGTGCCGCAAAAAATctgttaatagttttattagtatgtatttatatgtatatataggtatatattatataaaatatgcttcacatattatatagattagtgTGCCGCaaaaattttgtatacaatgaagTGTGCCGCATGGTTTTAAAAAGGTTGAAAACTTCTGGTCTAAAGCCAATAAtaagcattaatatttaataattttttatttggtaaGCCGAGTAATCATTTTCAAAGgtctacaatttatattaataagtctTGGGTCCatgtaatttaagttaaattgtgtaggtaaaattttgttttttctacaaataaaaatatgtaaaattatctactattttataggatttttagtattatttagtttaaggtTAACCCCAATgcacagacacacacacatatatatatatatatatatataatgtcacATCATTTAATTGTTCAAGAAAACACTGTATCTTGTTAATTTACATTCAAAAGTtccaattttgaattattagctTAAATATTGGTTAAATTGAtccattataaacttataagagaatattatctgtgttttataattgattttttcacaatattttaattttaaatgttattaaaaaattaaaatatagtaaaaatccAAAAAGAGGACATGTATAATGCACTtttgtttaagtttaataataaataatagttcaatTCATtccaatataaagtataaaaacatagAATCAGAACTGatgaaaatttgtatttgcCGTTGTCTTGTTACCTAATTTACAAACatgaaattcttttaaatttatatgtgttgataataaaaacaaaatgtgtcCCTATTTTTCCTGTAAGATGTGTCAATACACATATTCCATTATCTAATTAGAACtgtgcatttatttaaaaattaaatatataaatttacttttcttCATTCCACATTTGATTTTCTACAATATGTTTACAAATGTTTTGGTTGATATCTGAATTAAAAAGTGGCACTCCAAAACAACAGTCTAACAAAGTCCATTCTGATGTATCATAAACAGGTTCTAGTAGCAGTGTTTTCTTTATGCACGTtgcatcatttaatttatctaattctTCTTTTAAGAGAGATActccatttttttgaaaaacaggTGAaacatctattaaaaataaaaaattaattaataattaattgattgattaattaattaattaactgtaAAATTTGCTAACCACTGGATTGTTCTGAAGTAAATTTCTTCTCATATTTAGTAGGTGTTGTTACACAAGTTATGTAACCACatgtattttcaatgtttaaaacGTTTGAtagactttttaaaaaattttcttcatataaaaatgagtgttctaaacaattaattatattaattaatgtaataaattctaCATTAAATGCTTACATGTCAATATGTCAATATTACTTACCATTTTGTAAATGGTTCATTTTTGGAAATGGTAATACACAAGTATTTGGATTACAAgcctaaaaacataaaactagTACTGACTTgggataaatatatatattttttcaattacttgTATAAGAACTGGTGATTCTTTTAATGTGTCATTAATAATGGTTAATAAGTTttcaatagatataaaatgtgGATCATGTCCCCAAGTAGTTATCATTACTTTAGAACAATGTCGAAACATTTTAGGAACATTCCACAAGCGTACACCTATTAAAACCAttcattaaatagtaataacaagtaacaatttattttctatatttattatttacctctAATCAATAGTAGTGATGGAGGTCCATAAcatgttttatgatataaatataatttaaaccaaaCTGAATTAACTTCAGGTATAGGAGGACCAATATGTGGTAATTTTGGTGATGTTAAAAGAGGTGTTTCTTTGTTTAAAGGAGCCATTGacattaataaactaaaaacaattaaaatatatttactaaacaaatttaataaactaagaCAATCTcacttgtaattttttttcaaaaatctaacACATGTATCTGCTGTTAAGGACTTAAGACTTTCCCATCGAATAAGATCCAGTTTACCGGAGCAATTTTCTGATCTCAATGCTTTCACAGTACTTCTGAGTGTTAATGCATGTTCAAAATATCTTCTAGCTTCGCCTTCACTTTCACTTGCACTAGGAGTTTCACTTCCAAAAACACAACTACCAGAACTATAACCGTCTGCAACTTTGTCAAGTTCATccaaaaacacatttaatgcTTCATCAGTCAATTTGCCAGCTTCAAATAATGTAACTGCATGATCTTTTAGACTCtaaatttgaatgtttattttaatgaaaatatcatttaataaaaaatgttttaaataaaattgtatacttacaGGGGACAGATTACCCATCATTAAAAATGCTGTAAGAGTTGAATCAAACAAAAAAGCCATTCTTTTTTCAGCATTACTTTTATCTGGCGATGATTCAAGAATATCTGGTATTTcagtaggtaatattattgaagaagATACATCAGATACATTTTCTACATTTACTATTTCTAATTTTGGTATATTCTTTGAACCAGACCAGGATAAATGAGTAGAAAAACTTTTAGTACTTTTCTTTTGTGCAATTTTCAATCGGCAAAATAAGGAGACTGCATTTTTAACAGATTCCAAATCAATCTCTAATACTGTAgccaacttttaaaaatagacattttaagtatataaaaaaatgtatgtattagaaaaataattacctcACTAACTGAAGTGTGTTCATCAATagatacaaaaattttataaagtagattttcaaaattatcacCAAGCACTCTGTTCATAACAAAACCACCAAGCGTTGATACTATTATATGGTCATCATCATATATTGGAACATCATAGTAAATTAAACCTTttctacaaataaattaaaatcatattctataaaatatattagttttaataagtagtaaaaatattaataattatttacttgtaaAGACTGTGGAGTATATTGTAATCTAAGCTTCCAGCCATTTGTTGtccattatcaattatatggtcaataaattttttttcgtcttcATTGAtggtctttaaaataaattataacaatttaatatttaactaaaataaaatgatgtatAGTCTTAtactgatttaaattataatatactttaatatcatCTTCAAACAAACATCCAACATCAACAGTCCACCAAGGATCTGGATTTATATCTATTGGTTGAGATGGTAACATTGGTCGTATTTCATTTTTCCttctaaaaagtttattttttgttctgcATTGAttcattaattcaatatactCATTACGACCGATTCCTAGTATTCTAAGACCTAAAAATAgaagtataaatacaaaaataagtaaattaagaacaaaacatatatagttaaatttttgtggcatatttatagtaaaggggtgattaaattaatttttttatttttctagaaCTTATAtaggaaaaacaattttcactgATAATGTGATCatctgtatatttataattagttttaatttatattgttataggcacttataaaattattctttacaTTCTTCTTCACTGCAACTAACaatcaaaaaacaatataataaatataccactgaatcaatttaataaacttcagtaaataaaactaatttataaggTATAAATACAATCAACTGCTGTGAAATTTGGAATTGAATCATAGCTTTTGTCTGACTCCATAACATGTATAATCgttgatatataaaattgaaatggtGTTATTCTTAGTCCTTTAACAATTACATCAGATAGATGGTATGGATAAAGCATCAAATTTTCTCTACTATATGTCATCAAATCTTCATAGTAATTTTGTTCGTTTCTAACAACTGTTCTCactgcaataaaataacaattaaaacatactaaaactattactaatattataacgtgtaGGGTTacctaaatttgttttgtatcgAACTTGATTCCTTATGCTGTACacagaaatacattttttatactcttTTAGAGAATTTCCAACTccctgaaaaatataaatagactcattaacattttgtaagaatatttaaaagttgaatattcagtttaaaaagttatacacGCACAAAGCACCTACAATAATGATACCAAAAAATTCTTGGAATTACAATTAGTtagtttaatcattatttttaatgattttataataagcagGTAAGTAAATTGGAATGTTATTGGTTTTCAAGTGTCTGGTTTCAAGCAATGCccagattttattaaatcaaaattaaatgtaatattcaaaaattacttGTTTTACGGCTGGTGGTAAATTAGCCCAAGGAATATTTTGAAGTACACATTTTTCCATTTCTTCGTTCATACTTGgcaaatttaacatacaatttacaaaatcattttcgaatttttaattcaaatttcaactatttagcatttggtaaatattatttactttaacatattgtattgatatatttatcactTATCAGACTTCTAATCATTACAAACCACCAATGGGCAATGATTATTACGGATTAAGGTATCTTCACATTCTGTGGTATCTTATTCCGTGGCACAGTTTTAGATATtactatcttatttttaatatatagatatagtacCACAGAATAACATAGTACTTTATTCATACTTTCATAATCAATAGAAATTAtgcaagtaaatatatattatcactatttactatattaaagtatattactcTATGGGTGAATGTAATGAACTAAATGAATTTGTGTCCAAAACCTTATCAATGAATTTCAAATGGTTCAGACAAGGTGGATTATGATTGTGATATATCCATTATCCACCTTGGGTTCAGAAACAAGTTCAAATAggaaatactaaattattaacgcCATCTAacgaaaacttatattataatatgactattacttatattatcctACAGCCGCAACACAGAACAAtagttaagtttaaatatcatttataattaaaccacCGGGGCCGTTGTCCGTTGATATTCCAATAAGTAATTACTAAAGGATTATGTAAAGTCtcggtaaaaatgtattttgtaaacaatcTTAAAGATATTTTCTAAGACCGTGATGTAAACTATtccttttatatataaaaaaagagaagctgttgattataaaaataaaataaacattaaataggataataataatactaacaacttgctaaaaagagaaaaacgttaaattattattattattacatattcttatattatattatatttttatttcaaaattatatttgtttccgGACAAttctatctatattctatagttCTGCTTTTTGCCATTCCTAATCACGAAAACTAAGAACGACATtaatatacagagtgtaacaggactatttaacaattattgaaacatttgAAATGAAAGTTTATGAAATAGTCTTTttataccttataatataGACGTTATTACGGTAATCCCAAATCAGTAATCACCTTACATCAGTTACACTTTACACACTTACACCACAGAATAGATCAACCTTGTTACTCAAACACCAGCACTtagatcatataatatatataatgtatattatgattagagcgcgtatttttatgcatttaaaaatatcgaaatatgtcatataatatgctgtaaaaatcatgaaaatatgtaaaaaatatgcaacaattttttatttatttaaaatttacaataaaacttataataattaattacttaaatacttaataaaaacaaatttagggAATTTTctgaacttaatttatttttaaaattaataatcataagcaTTTCAAGTTTTTCTTCTGTGAAGCTGTGTCGTTTATcgattaacatatttttaaaaactgagaACGAACGTTCGACGTCAACCGAAGTTATTGGggcatattttaagtttacgtcgtaatcaattatttatctcataactaaatatatatataaaaattattatttagtgactatgaaatttagttttaatttttctacttgacaaaatattattttatacattttttttaaatttttgctttaatatgcaataaattttgaatttagtcaaaatatgcaaaaatatgcaatactcTTTAAATATGcagaaatatgaaaaaaaaattcaccattagctttaaattatgatgattcgtggaaaaaactaacaaaatccaaaaatattaataggaaaaaatatgcaattgcaTAGAAATCCACACTCTAATTATGATCAACTATATAAGCACCAGCAGTTTTATACTTTCATACAtggatttgtatttataatttatatatatacattatgggCAATGTGTaaaccatacattttttttaaccaactataatattatttttttatttttattaaaaattataatttatagtattgattttttttattcatatgtcataatattattacgattatttttatggaataataaaaaaaataacaatttaatgactttcttgttttttttttgttttagattgttattaacaaaaataagtttatacacagtattttaaaaatttcataatgtattgtaaaattgcagttttttgaaaattgaattaaattgattataaaaataaaatgataatattagttatttcatcaaaataatcgtaatattatgacacatgatgaataaaattaataatcattgtttttaataaaaaattactataaattattacaaatagataataatagataataatttatactaaaaataaaaaatttctagttggttaaaaaaaatttcatagaTTACATTGCCCGGGCAAATGTGTAACTACTACCTACATTACCCAGTTTATTCCAAATAGCccgtagtatatatatatatatacatacagtgGGCTAAATTGTCAGGGTTGCAATCAGTGTCTAGGTTGGACACAGATAGCCTGAACGACAAGAACATAATTCAAGATCTCGATTAGAACAATGATATAGTATCAACATCTTCTAGTTATGATTTCCGCCTTCATACCAAtgatttagaatttagatgATCATAGTGGAAAAAATAtggacaattataaaaaatatacgtgtGATCGACGTTAATTAAACACGTGGaaacattgcatttaattAAACGTCGATCATACATTCATACGTGTATTTTTGGTTGGTCAAACTTTAGTACTTATTTTGGTtataactgaaataaaaaatacctacCCTAATTTTCTTTCAAAAAACGTTGGCTTGATACTTATAaagtaacaatttattatctaatgaAAATTGCTCTTTGGATAATGTTGATAGTTGAgtgcaaacattttatttttgattga contains the following coding sequences:
- the LOC113560557 gene encoding protein FAM91A1; this encodes MLNLPSMNEEMEKCVLQNIPWANLPPAVKQGVGNSLKEYKKCISVYSIRNQVRYKTNLVRTVVRNEQNYYEDLMTYSRENLMLYPYHLSDVIVKGLRITPFQFYISTIIHVMESDKSYDSIPNFTAVDCLRILGIGRNEYIELMNQCRTKNKLFRRKNEIRPMLPSQPIDINPDPWWTVDVGCLFEDDIKTINEDEKKFIDHIIDNGQQMAGSLDYNILHSLYKKGLIYYDVPIYDDDHIIVSTLGGFVMNRVLGDNFENLLYKIFVSIDEHTSVSELATVLEIDLESVKNAVSLFCRLKIAQKKSTKSFSTHLSWSGSKNIPKLEIVNVENVSDVSSSIILPTEIPDILESSPDKSNAEKRMAFLFDSTLTAFLMMGNLSPSLKDHAVTLFEAGKLTDEALNVFLDELDKVADGYSSGSCVFGSETPSASESEGEARRYFEHALTLRSTVKALRSENCSGKLDLIRWESLKSLTADTCVRFLKKNYNLLMSMAPLNKETPLLTSPKLPHIGPPIPEVNSVWFKLYLYHKTCYGPPSLLLIRGVRLWNVPKMFRHCSKVMITTWGHDPHFISIENLLTIINDTLKESPVLIQACNPNTCVLPFPKMNHLQNEHSFLYEENFLKSLSNVLNIENTCGYITCVTTPTKYEKKFTSEQSSDVSPVFQKNGVSLLKEELDKLNDATCIKKTLLLEPVYDTSEWTLLDCCFGVPLFNSDINQNICKHIVENQMWNEENVMKLVESNELLSKDLLNFIELYKDSDKDFEDLLPFDKSSIAWPVDCLIFENGKLTVWK